In the Gossypium arboreum isolate Shixiya-1 chromosome 10, ASM2569848v2, whole genome shotgun sequence genome, one interval contains:
- the LOC108487902 gene encoding receptor-like protein 34, which yields MAIIILLVLIILAIADVNSNNEISSNSYSGCPENEKQALLVFKEGLIDDANRLASWDPHHHPDCCIWFGVVCGNMTGHILSLNLSFPPLDDIVDIDSYLMSMLKGKINPCLSNLKHLRYLDLSNNAFEGLLPYQLGNLSNLESLNLRGEDKFNEAGLLYVENLQWLSGLSLLKHLDLSLVDLSRASNWLQLVNTRLPSLEELHLSNCFLQLGRPLLNVNLSTLAVLDLSYNFFTNQMNLGWVSKLNSLVVLNLAGSDFHGPIPDFLQNMTSLRHLDLSYNNFKSSISCAIFNISTLNELYLSWNDLEGKLPRAVGKLCNLRFESLAFASCQLSGQLTDQLEHFKNLKELSLNDNSIFGPIPTSLGKLANLEKVEIYNNLLEGVVSEKHFANHTKLRFFEGSDNSLVLRANPYWLNAIIGTRVLSLANNLLSGEIPDCWFKSYD from the exons ATGGCTATAATCATCCTACTTGTTCTGATCATTCTCGCAATAGCAGACGTTAACTCGAACAATGAAATCAGCTCTAATTCTTACAGTGGTTGTCCTGAAAATGAAAAACAAGCACTTTTGGTCTTCAAAGAAGGCCTCATAGATGATGCAAATCGGCTTGCTTCATGGGATCCTCATCATCATCCAGATTGTTGCATCTGGTTTGGAGTTGTCTGTGGCAATATGACTGGCCACATCCTCTCTCTCAACCTCTCATTTCCTCCTTTGGATGATATTGTTGACATTGATTCTTATCTGATGTCAATGTTGAAAGGTAAGATAAACCCTTGTCTGTCAAATTTGAAGCATTTGAGATACTTGGATCTAAGCAACAATGCGTTTGAAGGCCTCTTGCCTTACCAACTTGGGAATCTCTCAAATCTTGAATCTCTCAATCTCAGGGGTGAGGATAAATTTAATGAGGCTGGGTTATTATATGTTGAGAACCTCCAATGGTTGTCTGGTCTTTCTTTATTGAAACATCTTGATTTGAGTTTAGTGGACCTTAGTAGAGCTTCCAATTGGTTGCAACTGGTAAACACACGACTCCCTTCTTTAGAGGAATTGCATTTATCAAACTGTTTTCTTCAACTTGGACGTCCATTGCTAAATGTTAATTTGTCAACTCTTGCCGTCCTTGACCTTTCCTACAACTTTTTCACAAACCAAATGAATCTAGGCTGGGTGTCCAAGCTTAACTCCCTAGTTGTTCTCAACCTTGCAGGAAGTGATTTTCATGGACCCATCCCTGATTTTCTTCAAAACATGACTTCCCTTAGACATCTAGATCTTTCATATAATAATTTCAAATCTTCAATCTCCTG TGCCATTTTCAACATTAGTACTCTCAATGAACTTTACCTCTCATGGAATGATCTTGAAGGGAAGCTTCCAAGAGCCGTGGGAAAGCTTTGTAACTTGAG GTTTGAATCATTGGCCTTTGCAAGTTGTCAACTTTCTGGTCAACTTACTGATCAGCTTGAGCATTTCAAAAACTTAAAAGAACTTTCTTTGAATGATAATTCAATCTTTGGTCCTATTCCAACTTCATTAGGGAAACTTGCAAATTTAGAAAAGGTTGAGATTTACAATAATTTGTTGGAGGGTGTTGTTTCCGAAAAACATTTTGCTAATCATACCAAATTGAGGTTTTTTGAAGGATCGGACAACTCGTTGGTTTTGAGAGCCAACCCTTACTGG TTGAATGCAATAATAGGGACAAGAGTTCTTAGTCTTGCAAACAATCTTTTATCCGGAGAGATACCGGATTGCTGGTTCAAGTCCTACGATTAG